In Planctomycetia bacterium, a single genomic region encodes these proteins:
- a CDS encoding transposase — MKIMDTKKAAPRVGPTIGFRVNKTGRRTYTAEYKRGVVRQCSAPGVSVAGIALALNSCRVGRPDSASGHQQRKVLL; from the coding sequence ATGAAGATAATGGACACCAAGAAGGCCGCGCCGAGAGTTGGTCCGACGATCGGGTTTCGGGTCAACAAGACCGGACGACGGACCTACACGGCGGAGTATAAGCGCGGTGTGGTCCGGCAATGCAGCGCGCCAGGCGTGTCGGTAGCGGGCATCGCGTTGGCGCTCAACTCTTGCCGAGTTGGCCGGCCGGACTCCGCCAGCGGCCATCAACAACGGAAAGTACTTCTCTGA